In Felis catus isolate Fca126 chromosome A3, F.catus_Fca126_mat1.0, whole genome shotgun sequence, a single genomic region encodes these proteins:
- the MPV17 gene encoding protein Mpv17 isoform X2 — MALWRAYQRALTVHPWKVQVLTAGSLMGLGDIISQQLVERRGLREHQTGRTLTMVSVGCGFVGPVVGGWYRVLDRLVPGTTKVDALKKMLLDQGGFAPCFLGCFLPLVGALNGLSAQDNWAKLRQDYPDALITNYYLWPAVQLANFYLVPLHYR, encoded by the exons ATGGCACTCTGGCGGGCATACCAGCGAGCCCTGACTGTTCACCCGTGGAAAGTACAGGTCCTGACAGCTG GGTCCCTGATGGGCCTGGGTGACATTATCTCACAGCAGCTGGTGGAGAGGCGAGGTCTGCGGGAACACCAGACTGGCCGGACCCTGACCATGGTCTCTGTGGGCTGTGGCTTTGTG GGCCCCGTAGTGGGAGGCTGGTACAGGGTTTTGGACCGGCTCGTCCCTGGCACCACCAAGGTAGATGCGCTGAAGAAGATGCTGTTGGATCAG GGGGGCTTTGCCCCTTGTTTTCTAGGCTGTTTCCTCCCACTGGTAGGAGCACTCAACGGACTGTCAGCCCAGGACAACTGGGCCAAGCTACGGCAG GACTATCCTGATGCCCTCATCACCAACTACTAT CTCTGGCCTGCTGTGCAGTTAGCCAACTTCTACCTGGTCCCCCTTCATTACAG atga
- the MPV17 gene encoding protein Mpv17 isoform X1: protein MALWRAYQRALTVHPWKVQVLTAGSLMGLGDIISQQLVERRGLREHQTGRTLTMVSVGCGFVGPVVGGWYRVLDRLVPGTTKVDALKKMLLDQGGFAPCFLGCFLPLVGALNGLSAQDNWAKLRQDYPDALITNYYLWPAVQLANFYLVPLHYRLAVVQCVAVLWNSYLSWKAHRL, encoded by the exons ATGGCACTCTGGCGGGCATACCAGCGAGCCCTGACTGTTCACCCGTGGAAAGTACAGGTCCTGACAGCTG GGTCCCTGATGGGCCTGGGTGACATTATCTCACAGCAGCTGGTGGAGAGGCGAGGTCTGCGGGAACACCAGACTGGCCGGACCCTGACCATGGTCTCTGTGGGCTGTGGCTTTGTG GGCCCCGTAGTGGGAGGCTGGTACAGGGTTTTGGACCGGCTCGTCCCTGGCACCACCAAGGTAGATGCGCTGAAGAAGATGCTGTTGGATCAG GGGGGCTTTGCCCCTTGTTTTCTAGGCTGTTTCCTCCCACTGGTAGGAGCACTCAACGGACTGTCAGCCCAGGACAACTGGGCCAAGCTACGGCAG GACTATCCTGATGCCCTCATCACCAACTACTAT CTCTGGCCTGCTGTGCAGTTAGCCAACTTCTACCTGGTCCCCCTTCATTACAG ACTGGCCGTTGTCCAGTGTGTGGCTGTTCTCTGGAACTCCTACCTGTCCTGGAAGGCTCACCGGCTCTAG
- the UCN gene encoding urocortin yields the protein MRQVGRAALLAALMLLAALRPGSSQWSPEAAVAGVRDPSLRWSPGARNQDGGARALLLLLAERFPRRAGPGGWGPRTAGDRPRRDDPPLSIDLTFHLLRTLLELARTQSQRERAEQNRIIFESVGK from the coding sequence ATGAGGCAGGTGGGACGCGCAGCGCTGCTGGCGGCGCTGATGCTCCTGGCGGCGCTGCGCCCGGGGAGCAGCCAGTGGAGCCCGGAGGCGGCGGTCGCGGGGGTCCGGGACCCGAGTCTGCGCTGGAGCCCTGGGGCGCGGAACCAGGACGGCGGGGCCCGCGCGCTACTCTTGCTGCTGGCCGAGCGCTTCCCGCGCCGCGCGGGGCCGGGAGGATGGGGACCCCGGACTGCGGGAGACCGGCCGAGACGGGACGACCCTCCGCTATCCATTGACCTCACCTTCCACCTGCTGCGGACCCTGCTGGAACTGGCGCGGACGCAGAGTCAGCGGGAGCGCGCCGAGCAGAACCGCATTATATTCGAGTCCGTGGGCAAGTGA
- the TRIM54 gene encoding tripartite motif-containing protein 54 isoform X1: protein MNFTVGFKPLLGDAHSMDNLEKQLICPICLEMFSKPVVILPCQHNLCRKCANDVFQASNPLWQSRGSTTVSSGGRFRCPSCRHEVVLDRHGVYGLQRNLLVENIIDIYKQESSRPLHSKAEQHLMCEEHEEEKINIYCLSCEVPTCSLCKVFGAHKDCEVAPLPTIYKRQKSELSDGIAMLVAGNDRVQAVITQMEEVCQTIEDNSRRQKQLLTQRFEALCAVLEERKAELLQALAREQEQKLQRVRGLIRQYGDHLEASSKLVESAIQSMEEPQMALYLQQAKELINKVGTMSKVELAGRPEPGYESMDQFTVSVEHVAEMLRTIDFQAGASGEEEDEEVALEGEEGSAGPEEERPDGPEGTGGH from the exons ATGAACTTCACAGTGGGTTTCAAGCCGCTGCTAGGGGATGCACACAGCATGGACAACCTGGAGAAGCAGCTCATCTGCCCCATCTGCCTGGAGATGTTCTCCAAACCAGTGGTGATCCTGCCCTGCCAGCACAACCTGTGCCGCAAGTGTGCCAACGACGTCTTCCAG GCCTCGAACCCTCTGTGGCAATCCCGGGGCTCCACCACTGTGTCTTCCGGAGGCCGTTTCCGTTGCCCATCTTGCAGGCATGAGGTTGTCCTGGACAGACATGGCGTCTATGGCCTGCAGCGAAACCTACTAGTGGAGAACATTATCGACATTTACAAACAAGAGTCTTCCCG ACCACTGCACTCCAAGGCTGAGCAGCACCTTATGTGCGAGGAGCATGAAGAGGAGAAGATCAATATCTACTGCCTGAGCTGTGAAGTGCCCACCTGCTCTCTCTGTAAGGTCTTCGGTGCCCACAAGGACTGTGAGGTGGCCCCCCTGCCCACCATTTACAAACGCCAGAAG AGTGAGCTCAGCGATGGAATCGCAATGCTGGTGGCCGGCAACGACCGCGTGCAGGCAGTGATCACACAGATGGAGGAGGTGTGCCAGACCATAGAG GACAACAGCCGGCGGCAGAAGCAGTTACTAACCCAGAGGTTCGAGGCCCTGTGCGCGGTGCTGGAAGAGCGCAAGGCTGAGTTGCTGCAGGCGCTGGCCCGCGAGCAGGAGCAGAAGCTGCAGCGCGTGCGGGGCCTCATCCGCCAGTACGGAGACCACCTGGAGGCCTCCTCTAAGCTCGTGGAGTCGGCCATCCAGTCCATGGAGGAGCCACAGATGGCGCTCTACCTCCAG CAGGCCAAGGAGCTGATCAATAA GGTCGGGACAATGTCGAAAGTGGAGCTGGCAGGACGGCCAGAGCCGGGCTATGAAAGCATGGATCAGTTCACCGTGAGCGTGGAGCACGTGGCCGAAATGCTGAGGACCATCGACTTCCAGGCGG GCGCTTCCGgggaggaagaggatgaggaggTGGCGTTGGAGGGGGAAGAGGGCAGCGCGGGGCCAGAGGAAGAGCGGCCGGATGGGCCGGAAG GCACCGGCGGGCACTGA
- the TRIM54 gene encoding tripartite motif-containing protein 54 isoform X2 codes for MPSMRIWRISSNSPSGNTSKFSKSQASNPLWQSRGSTTVSSGGRFRCPSCRHEVVLDRHGVYGLQRNLLVENIIDIYKQESSRPLHSKAEQHLMCEEHEEEKINIYCLSCEVPTCSLCKVFGAHKDCEVAPLPTIYKRQKSELSDGIAMLVAGNDRVQAVITQMEEVCQTIEDNSRRQKQLLTQRFEALCAVLEERKAELLQALAREQEQKLQRVRGLIRQYGDHLEASSKLVESAIQSMEEPQMALYLQQAKELINKVGTMSKVELAGRPEPGYESMDQFTVSVEHVAEMLRTIDFQAGASGEEEDEEVALEGEEGSAGPEEERPDGPEGTGGH; via the exons ATGCCCAGCATGAGGATTTGGAGAATTTCATCAAACTCACCTTCAGGAAATACATCTAAGTTTTCAAAGTCACAG GCCTCGAACCCTCTGTGGCAATCCCGGGGCTCCACCACTGTGTCTTCCGGAGGCCGTTTCCGTTGCCCATCTTGCAGGCATGAGGTTGTCCTGGACAGACATGGCGTCTATGGCCTGCAGCGAAACCTACTAGTGGAGAACATTATCGACATTTACAAACAAGAGTCTTCCCG ACCACTGCACTCCAAGGCTGAGCAGCACCTTATGTGCGAGGAGCATGAAGAGGAGAAGATCAATATCTACTGCCTGAGCTGTGAAGTGCCCACCTGCTCTCTCTGTAAGGTCTTCGGTGCCCACAAGGACTGTGAGGTGGCCCCCCTGCCCACCATTTACAAACGCCAGAAG AGTGAGCTCAGCGATGGAATCGCAATGCTGGTGGCCGGCAACGACCGCGTGCAGGCAGTGATCACACAGATGGAGGAGGTGTGCCAGACCATAGAG GACAACAGCCGGCGGCAGAAGCAGTTACTAACCCAGAGGTTCGAGGCCCTGTGCGCGGTGCTGGAAGAGCGCAAGGCTGAGTTGCTGCAGGCGCTGGCCCGCGAGCAGGAGCAGAAGCTGCAGCGCGTGCGGGGCCTCATCCGCCAGTACGGAGACCACCTGGAGGCCTCCTCTAAGCTCGTGGAGTCGGCCATCCAGTCCATGGAGGAGCCACAGATGGCGCTCTACCTCCAG CAGGCCAAGGAGCTGATCAATAA GGTCGGGACAATGTCGAAAGTGGAGCTGGCAGGACGGCCAGAGCCGGGCTATGAAAGCATGGATCAGTTCACCGTGAGCGTGGAGCACGTGGCCGAAATGCTGAGGACCATCGACTTCCAGGCGG GCGCTTCCGgggaggaagaggatgaggaggTGGCGTTGGAGGGGGAAGAGGGCAGCGCGGGGCCAGAGGAAGAGCGGCCGGATGGGCCGGAAG GCACCGGCGGGCACTGA
- the DNAJC5G gene encoding dnaJ homolog subfamily C member 5G isoform X2: MAHLDEAAHRLSRSGTTLYAVLELKKGASPEDIKKAYRNLALKYHPDKNPGDAQATEIFKEINTAHSILSDPKKRKIYDRHGSLGIYVYDHFGEEGVTYYFTLNTCWFKTLVLLCALLTCCCCCCCCCFCCGTLKPPSEDVARRYQQNVQNQPPRSGNKRNFRREDDDNEFHG, from the exons ATGGCTCATTTGGATGAAGCGGCCCACCGGCTGTCCAGAAGTGGCACAACCCTCTATGCGGTGCTGGAGCTTAAGAAGGGCGCCTCACCCGAAGACATCAAAAAGGCCTACAG GAACCTGGCCTTGAAGTATCATCCAGACAAGAATCCAGGGGATGCTCAAGCAACAGAAATATTCAAAGAGATCAACACAGCCCACTCCATACTGAGTGACCCCAAGAAGCGGAAAATCTACGACCGGCATGGCTCGTTgggaatatatgtatatgatcACTTTGGCGAAGAAGGTGTCACTTACTATTTTACACTGAATACTTGTTGGTTCAAG ACACTTGTCCTCCTGTGTGCTCTGCTCAcctgttgctgttgctgctgctgttgctgcttttGCTGTGGAACACTTAAGCCACCATCTGAGGACGTTGCTAGAAGATATCAGCAGAATGTCCAGAATCAGCCTCCCAGGTCAG gaaacaaaagaaattttagaagagaGGACGATGATAATGAATTTCATGGCTAA
- the DNAJC5G gene encoding dnaJ homolog subfamily C member 5G isoform X1: MAHLDEAAHRLSRSGTTLYAVLELKKGASPEDIKKAYRPVPVVHPAFPPQPFPSHPLPPFAYCLGRNLALKYHPDKNPGDAQATEIFKEINTAHSILSDPKKRKIYDRHGSLGIYVYDHFGEEGVTYYFTLNTCWFKTLVLLCALLTCCCCCCCCCFCCGTLKPPSEDVARRYQQNVQNQPPRSGNKRNFRREDDDNEFHG, translated from the exons ATGGCTCATTTGGATGAAGCGGCCCACCGGCTGTCCAGAAGTGGCACAACCCTCTATGCGGTGCTGGAGCTTAAGAAGGGCGCCTCACCCGAAGACATCAAAAAGGCCTACAG GCCTGTCCCTGTTGTTcatcctgccttccctccccagccATTCCCTAGCCATCCTCTGCCTCCTTTTGCGTATTGCCTGGGTAGGAACCTGGCCTTGAAGTATCATCCAGACAAGAATCCAGGGGATGCTCAAGCAACAGAAATATTCAAAGAGATCAACACAGCCCACTCCATACTGAGTGACCCCAAGAAGCGGAAAATCTACGACCGGCATGGCTCGTTgggaatatatgtatatgatcACTTTGGCGAAGAAGGTGTCACTTACTATTTTACACTGAATACTTGTTGGTTCAAG ACACTTGTCCTCCTGTGTGCTCTGCTCAcctgttgctgttgctgctgctgttgctgcttttGCTGTGGAACACTTAAGCCACCATCTGAGGACGTTGCTAGAAGATATCAGCAGAATGTCCAGAATCAGCCTCCCAGGTCAG gaaacaaaagaaattttagaagagaGGACGATGATAATGAATTTCATGGCTAA